CGGTCGCCCCAGCCGAACGTGGTCCGGTCACCGCTCACGTACTGCGGAATCGCGATCCGCAACGCGTTCTCGAACCGCGCCGGCGGCCAGCCCTGCGCCTCGTCACCCGGCGCATCCGACAGCCCCGGTACGGCGGGACGCGTGATCGACTCCCACCACCCGCGCGTGACCTGCTCGCCCGGCCGGTAGGACCGCGTGATCGTCGACTCGAAGCCGGTCTCGTTCCACTCCCCCGCGGACGTCTTCTCGTCCCAGGTGACGCCCTTCTGGTCGGTCACGAGGTAGTCGGTCCGCTTCACCGCACCGGCCACCAACCGCGACGACGTCAGGCCGGTAGAGATCCCCGGAAGGTGCGCGATCCGCTGGTCCCGGTGCAGCCAGAACGCGTCGTTCTGCTGGAAGTCCGTGGTCACCACGGCCGGGCGCATCTTCGCGACGTCGTACGTCAGCGCGCCCTTCACGACCGACGGACCGATCGCGACGTCGTACCGGTAGGTGCTGTCGAGCAGGCCCTTCAGCTGCACGGACTGCGGACCCTTCGCCAGCTCGCCGAGCAACTGGTTGCCCTGGTCGGATCGCAGCAGGTAGAGCGGAACGCCCTGCTCGGTACCGGTCGACCAGAAACCGGGTGCTTCGTTGTAGAGGAACACCACCTTGGCGCCGGCGGCCTTCGCGGCCTTGACCTGTGCGGCCGTCTTGTTGAAGCCGCCCCAGCGGATCAGCACAGCGGCGTCCTTGGCGCCGGTCAGCTCGGCCGCGGTGCCGTCGCCGCCGTTGTAGAGCGGGAGGCTCTCGTTCCCGACGTACACGGTCCGCTGCGCTCCCTCGCGGAACGTGGACAGCCGGGTGCCGGCGATGTCGACGGTCAGCTTCGGTTGTGCGAGGTCCCAGCGCTGCACGACCTGGAAGGTGCCATTGGCAACTTTTCCGAAGTCCTGCACGTAGACGCCGTTGGCGACCGTGCCGTTGTACGCCCAGCCGGAGACGGCGTCCCGGTCACCGACCTTGCGGTGCCAGGCGATCCCGATGCTCTGCGCGTCGGCCGGCCGCGGTGTCTTGATCGTCACCTTGTGCGCAGTCCGGGCGTCGAACGTGAACGTCCGGTCGGTGCCGATCCACTCGTCCGGATCGCCGAGCAGCGTGATCGAGTTCGCCCAGTCCGCCTCATCGCCGCCGACGGCGTACGCCATGACGCTGTAGCGGCCGGTCGGTACGTCGAGCGTGCGGCTGCCGGTCTCGTCGAACGCGATCGCGCTGACGTCGCCGGTGTCCTGGTTCCACAGCTGGACGCCGCTCGCACCGGCCTTGGTGGTCGCGGGCTGTCCGTCGCGGCCGATCGCCTTCACGGTCACCTGGTTCAGCCGCCCGTCGGCCGCGAACCCGAGGCCGGTCCGGTACGACGTGGCGCCGGCGCGAGCCGTCAGCACACCGGCGTACTTGGCGGGCTGGGTCTTGGCGAGGTCAAGGGTGACCGTCGCAGACCCCGTACCACCGGCGGGGATGGTCAGCCGGGCTGGGCTCACCGTCAGCCCGGCCTCCACCCCCGCCGGAGACTGTGCGTCGACCGCCAGGGTGAGCGTCACCGAGCGGTTCGAGTTGTTGCGGTAGGCAACCGTGCGGGTGACCGGCGCGGGGGCGGTCGAGCCGGTCCAGGACAGATCACCGAAGAACAGGTTGGCGGTGTCCGGGAGGACCTTCGGGTCGAGCGCGTTCGGGATGTCGACGTGGCCGAGGCCCTGCTGGTCGGTGCGGGCGCCGGCCGACGGGACAGCCGTCGTGGCCAGCGCGGCCTTCAGTTGCGGGCCGGTCCAGTCGGGGTGCCGTTGCGCGAGGATCGCGGCCGCACCGGCGACGTGCGGCGTCGCCATCGACGTACCGCTCATGGCTGTGTAGTACTGGCCGAGGATGTGGCCCTGCTCGGTGCCGGCGGCACGCGCGGCGGCGATCTCCACGCCAGGAGCGGTCACCTCGGGCTTCAGGGCGCCGTCGCCGATCCGCGGGCCGCGGCTGGAGAAGTTCGCCAGGCTGTTGTCCCGGTCGACCGCGCCGACGGTCAGCGCCTCGGTGGCGGAACCGGGAGATCCGACGGTTTCCTCGGCGCCGGAGTTGCCGGCCGCGATCACGAACAGCGCGCCGCTCGACTTCGACAGCCGGTCCACGGCCTCGCTCATCGGGTCGGTGCCGTCGGAGGGCAGGCCGCCGAGGCTCATGCTGACGACCTTCGCGCCCTGCTGGACGGCCCACTCCATGCCGGCGATCGCCTCAGAGTCGTACCCACCGCCGCTGTTGTCGAGCACCTTGCCGATCAGCAGTTCCGAGCCCGGTGCCACACCCTTCCGCTTGCCGTCGGACGCCGTACCGAGACCGGCGACGATCGACGCGGTGTGCGTGCCGTGGCCGTGCAGGTCCTGGACCGCCTGATCGGGGATGAAGCTCTCCGACGCGACGACCTGCTTGGCGAGGTCGGGGTGGCCGGCGTCGTACCCGGTGTCGAGGACAGCGACCTTCACGCCGTGGCCGTCGTACCCCTGCTTCCAGGCGGTCGGGGCGCCGATCTGCTTCGTGGACTGGTCGAGCGTGGCGTGGGTGCGCCCGTCGAGCCAGATCTTCGTCACCTGGCTGGACTTGAACGTGGTCGGGCCGCTGATGCCGTCCCAGAACGTCTTCGCGTCGGCCTTCCGCACGGTCACCGCGGTGCTTCCGACGCTTGCGAGGGTACGGCGGTACGTCGCAGCAGCCGGCGTACTCGGCGCGCTGCGGAGGGTGGCCGGCGCCGTCAGGAGGAGCGGAAGGCTAGCGTTGCTAGCGTCGTCGTACCCCTGCGCCGCCAGCTCGGTCAGGTTGAAGAGGCGCTTGTCGAGGCGGCCCGCGGAGAGCAGCGGGTAGGCGTCGGCCGGGACCAGGGTGAGGTCTCCGTCGAACGTGCCGAAGTAGTACGGCTCGTCGTCGAGCAGGCGGGCCGAGACCTGACCGTTGGAGCTCGTGGTCAGCTCGGCGACGTCGCCGGTGACCAGCGTGATCCGCTTGCTGCTCGCGCCGGGCGTCGGATTGGTCGCCGAATCGGACGCCGTGGGGCCGGCCGGTACGTCGGGCGGGCCGGCCATCGCCGTGGTGGTCGTCAGCAGCAGGGAACCGGCGACCACCGCGGCGAGCAGGCCGACCGCGGACCGGGACATTCGAGACATCACAGGGGGAAACCTCCCGACGCCCCGACCCACGCGAGGCCGTCGTAGCGACCCTCGCAGTTGCCCTCAGCCCCGGTCCACTATTACCCCTGACCTACATCCGCCATGACCGATACCAGCCACTTTGAGAACCCACCAACCACGAACGGCGACGAAAAGTGGTTGGTGGGTTCTCAAAGTCAGGCGAAGCGCTTCGCGACGTTCTCGACCCGCTCCAGGAGATCCAGGTCGTAGGCGACGCCGGGGACGTAGAAGATGACGTAGTTCGCGCCGGCCTCGAGGACCGCCTCGACCTTGTCGGCGATCTCGTCCTCGGTGGCGACGAAGTTGTCCCGGTCGAACTTCTCCCGGTTCATCGGGCCGAGCGCCTTCTCGGTCGCCTTCTGCGGGTCGTCGCCCTTGTCGATCGGGAACACGTTGAAGTTCGTCGACTTGATGATGTCGTCGTAGTTCCGGCCGAGCTTCTCGCAGTGGCCGCGGAGGATGTCGGCCTTCTCCTTGAACAGCTCCGGGTTGCCGCCGCCGATGTTCGCGGCGTCGGCGTACTGCGCGACCAGCTTCAGCGTCACCTTCGGGCCGCCGCCACCGATCCAGAAGCTCGGGTGCGGCTTACGGACGCCCTTGGGTTCGTTGATCGGGGCATCGATCGAGTAGTACTTGCCGTTGTAGACCGGCTTGTCCTCGGTCCACATCTTGTAGATGATCTCGGTCGCCTCGCGGAACGCCGCCATCCGCTGCGGGGTGTCGGTCCACTCGTAGCCGTACGCCTTCCACTCGTGCTCGTACCAGCCCGCGCCGATTCCGGCGTACAGGCGGCCGTGGCTGGCGACGTCGACGGTGGACGCGATCTTGGCGTACAGCGACGGGTTGCGGTACCCGTTGCAGCCGACCATCTGGCCGATGTTCACCCGCTTGGTGTCGCGGGCCAGCGCCGCGGTCGCGCTCCAGCACTCGAAGGTGGTGTTGTCACTCGGCTCCGGCACCGTGTGGAAGTGGTCGAACAGCCAGATCGAGTCCCACGACTGCTCGTCGGCCCGCTTGGCGACGTCGGTCATCGCCTCCCACTGCTCGATCGGATCGGCGATGCCGGCCAGGTCCATCTTCCAGCCCTGCGGTACGAAGACCCCGAAACGTGTAGTCATGCCGCCATCCTTTCCGGCGACGGCAGCCTCGGTCCATCAATACGAGTACTGAATTTGCACTCAATCAGACCACTACAGCTTCTTAATTCATCGGGCGCTCCAATTCATCGGGCGCTCAGGACTCCTGCTCCGGTGCTGGGTTCGCTGCGGTCGATGGCGCGGCCGGAGAGGATCGCGTTCAGGGCGATCGGTGATAGGCGGCCGCCGAACTCCTGCCGGGTCAAGGCAGCCACGCCGGCAGCGGTCGGCGCCGAGGCCGACGTACCGAAGAAGCGGCAGCCGCCCTGCGTCGTGGTCGGGCACGTCCCGGAGCCGAAGCCGCCCGCACCGCTGACCGACTCACCGTCGGCCGCGAGCCAGTTCGGCGCCGCGAAGTTCAGCGCGCCCCCACCCGGGATGCCGCGGCACGGACCGGGCTGGCCGCCCGGGCAGCGGGTCGTGGTGACGAGCTGCGTCGGACCCGCGGCGCTGAACGCCTCCAGCGGCGAGGTCTTCGGGTCGGTGGACACGCTCGAGTTCACCGCGCCCGCGCTGGTGGCGAAGAAGGTGTAGTTCGAGTCGGGGTTCATCGAACCGGCCCGCTCCGGCGGGTCGATCGTCTGTACGCCGGCCGACAGGGCCCGCCAGCGCAGGTCGAGGATCGGGGCCTTGCGCGCGGTCGAGGTGCCCTGGACGTCGACCACCAGCTTGACGGGCTGCGCCACCGCGGTCGTGTTCTCGTAGATGAACTGCTCGATGGTGTCGCCGACCCCGTTCGCCTGGACGGCGTTGCTCGCCGCGAGGCACGTCGTACCGGCGGCATCCATCAGGTACAGGTTGAGGTCGGTGAACCCGCCCTGTCCCGCGGTCGGGTACACGGCGCGCGGCTCACTCCACTGCAGCGTCGGCAGGATCGACGCGCCCGGCAGCAGGTTGAGGTCGTACGTCGTGTCGGCGCCGCGGAGCTTCACCACGTTGTCGGGGGCGTTCGGGCAGCCGTTGAACGGGCCGACAGCGCCGTCCG
This Kribbella sp. NBC_00482 DNA region includes the following protein-coding sequences:
- a CDS encoding LLM class F420-dependent oxidoreductase, coding for MTTRFGVFVPQGWKMDLAGIADPIEQWEAMTDVAKRADEQSWDSIWLFDHFHTVPEPSDNTTFECWSATAALARDTKRVNIGQMVGCNGYRNPSLYAKIASTVDVASHGRLYAGIGAGWYEHEWKAYGYEWTDTPQRMAAFREATEIIYKMWTEDKPVYNGKYYSIDAPINEPKGVRKPHPSFWIGGGGPKVTLKLVAQYADAANIGGGNPELFKEKADILRGHCEKLGRNYDDIIKSTNFNVFPIDKGDDPQKATEKALGPMNREKFDRDNFVATEDEIADKVEAVLEAGANYVIFYVPGVAYDLDLLERVENVAKRFA
- a CDS encoding S8 family peptidase; this encodes MSRSAVGLLAAVVAGSLLLTTTTAMAGPPDVPAGPTASDSATNPTPGASSKRITLVTGDVAELTTSSNGQVSARLLDDEPYYFGTFDGDLTLVPADAYPLLSAGRLDKRLFNLTELAAQGYDDASNASLPLLLTAPATLRSAPSTPAAATYRRTLASVGSTAVTVRKADAKTFWDGISGPTTFKSSQVTKIWLDGRTHATLDQSTKQIGAPTAWKQGYDGHGVKVAVLDTGYDAGHPDLAKQVVASESFIPDQAVQDLHGHGTHTASIVAGLGTASDGKRKGVAPGSELLIGKVLDNSGGGYDSEAIAGMEWAVQQGAKVVSMSLGGLPSDGTDPMSEAVDRLSKSSGALFVIAAGNSGAEETVGSPGSATEALTVGAVDRDNSLANFSSRGPRIGDGALKPEVTAPGVEIAAARAAGTEQGHILGQYYTAMSGTSMATPHVAGAAAILAQRHPDWTGPQLKAALATTAVPSAGARTDQQGLGHVDIPNALDPKVLPDTANLFFGDLSWTGSTAPAPVTRTVAYRNNSNRSVTLTLAVDAQSPAGVEAGLTVSPARLTIPAGGTGSATVTLDLAKTQPAKYAGVLTARAGATSYRTGLGFAADGRLNQVTVKAIGRDGQPATTKAGASGVQLWNQDTGDVSAIAFDETGSRTLDVPTGRYSVMAYAVGGDEADWANSITLLGDPDEWIGTDRTFTFDARTAHKVTIKTPRPADAQSIGIAWHRKVGDRDAVSGWAYNGTVANGVYVQDFGKVANGTFQVVQRWDLAQPKLTVDIAGTRLSTFREGAQRTVYVGNESLPLYNGGDGTAAELTGAKDAAVLIRWGGFNKTAAQVKAAKAAGAKVVFLYNEAPGFWSTGTEQGVPLYLLRSDQGNQLLGELAKGPQSVQLKGLLDSTYRYDVAIGPSVVKGALTYDVAKMRPAVVTTDFQQNDAFWLHRDQRIAHLPGISTGLTSSRLVAGAVKRTDYLVTDQKGVTWDEKTSAGEWNETGFESTITRSYRPGEQVTRGWWESITRPAVPGLSDAPGDEAQGWPPARFENALRIAIPQYVSGDRTTFGWGDRGDVTSMKLSSNGVELGSKNWSVAQFTVPERAAWYDLTLDQTRGPNSWAKTSTSTHTQWHFLSVPTKSRAVLPLVQVDYKHTKGWLELTPRYQPGVRGVGIFRTTAEISYDGKTWKKLSLRGIGTVRAQVPAGAYPSIRVTATDLIGNSITQTIDRAWAS